In the genome of Penaeus vannamei isolate JL-2024 chromosome 26, ASM4276789v1, whole genome shotgun sequence, one region contains:
- the LOC138866735 gene encoding spidroin-2-like → MSPLRCQIQAAAVMAMVCMAVAGGGGYGAHGGRNSGGFSGGLGVGLGGGHGAHGGHGGHGGHGGRGSGGGSVVRAVLVGKGALPSSGHGGAHGQATAYSAGPAPGSFGPGPAGRDDFGSAGSAAFGPGPADTGSFGPVQTGGASFGPGPVGTGSFGPVQTGGASFGPGPVDTGSFGPVQTGGASFGPGPVDTGSFGPVQTGGASFGPVQTGGASFGPGPVDTGSFGPVQTGGASFGPVQTGGASFGPGPVDTGSFGPVQTGGVSFGPGPVDTGSFGPVQTGGASFGPGPVGTGSFGPVQTGFGPGPVDSASFGPTQTGGARFGPGPVGSFGTGSGRADIAGFGPGSVATSGSSFASNNIGPVSSRTGSAQPKGGYSY, encoded by the exons ATGAGTCCCCTTCGCTGCCAA ATACAAGCAGCTGCCGTGATGGCGATGGTGTGTATGGCGGTCGCTGGCGGAGGCGGCTATGGTGCCCACGGAGGCAGGAACAGCGGCGGCTTCTCCGGGGGTCTCGGAGTCGGTCTTGGCGGCGGGCACGGGGCGCACGGAGGGCACGGAGGGCACGGAGGGCACGGAGGCCGCGGCAGCGGAGGCGGCAGCGTGGTCCGCGCCGTGCTCGTCGGCAAAGGAGCCCTCCCCAGCAGTGGCCACGGCGGAGCCCACGGCCAAGCCACCGCCTACAGCGCAGGTCCTGCACCTGGCTCCTTTGGCCCTGGACCTGCAGGAAGGGACGACTTTGGCTCAGCTGGAAGTGCTGCCTTTGGCCCGGGCCCTGCTGACACTGGTAGCTTTGGCCCTGTTCAAACTGGCGGAGCCAGCTTTGGCCCTGGCCCAGTTGGCACTGGTAGCTTTGGCCCTGTTCAAACTGGTGGTGCCAGCTTTGGCCCTGGCCCAGTTGACACTGGTAGCTTTGGCCCTGTTCAAACTGGTGGAGCCAGCTTTGGCCCTGGCCCAGTTGACACTGGTAGCTTTGGCCCTGTTCAAACTGGTGGTGCCAGCTTTGGCCCTGTTCAAACTGGTGGAGCCAGCTTTGGCCCTGGCCCAGTTGACACAGGTAGCTTTGGCCCTGTTCAAACTGGTGGTGCCAGCTTTGGCCCTGTTCAAACTGGTGGAGCCAGCTTTGGCCCTGGCCCAGTTGACACTGGTAGCTTTGGCCCTGTTCAAACTGGTGGAGTCAGCTTTGGCCCTGGCCCAGTTGACACTGGTAGCTTTGGCCCTGTTCAAACTGGTGGTGCCAGCTTTGGCCCTGGCCCAGTTGGCACTGGTAGCTTTGGCCCTGTTCAAACTGGCTTCGGCCCTGGCCCAGTTGATAGTGCCAGCTTTGGCCCTACTCAAACTGGTGGCGCTAGATTTGGCCCTGGCCCAGTCGGTAGCTTTGGCACGGGCTCTGGCCGAGCTGATATCGCTGGCTTTGGCCCTGGCTCAGTTGCCACATCTGGCTCTTCCTTTGCAAGCAACAACATTGGTCCAGTTTCTTCCAGGACTGGATCTGCTCAACCCAAGGGAGGATACAGCTATTAG